A region from the Alosa alosa isolate M-15738 ecotype Scorff River chromosome 7, AALO_Geno_1.1, whole genome shotgun sequence genome encodes:
- the LOC125297682 gene encoding cytolytic toxin-alpha-like, translated as MAAPGVHSLIPGISLWKSEDIKSKTHVSPRPTTGFKVSASDSLSEKTKLLDVTASVKLSLIGGLITADGSAKYLNEKTSSTRQCSFTLDYHETTEGRELMISELDVPSPEVFDKTDATHVVSLVIYGADALMEFQETASDVSSKQEIEGNLNVMIKKIPGIEISGDGSLKMNDEDKEKVKNFSCRFYGDFRLEDLPSTFEDAVRVYKQLPSLLGEKGETAVPVKVWLYPLSKLGDTKYKLKKMISDELVSAVEKVMDDFHQAEIRSNDLLERSKEIKAEEIIHKLEKFQSSLRDFTTEFLGKIGELIPAITEGEKEEMALRDLLKVQGASGFSGEDVKQ; from the exons atggcggcgc CTGGTGTCCATTCTCTCATTCCAGGAATCAGTCTCTGGAAGAGTGAGGATATCAAAAGCAAAACACATGTCAGTCCTCGGCCCACCACAGGATTCAAGGTGTCAGCGTCGGACTCCCTCAGTGAGAAGACCAAACTGCTGGACGTGACCGCCTCAGTGAAGCTCAGCCTCATCGGTGGGCTGATAACAGCTGACGGTTCTGCCAAGTACCTCAACGAGAAAACTTCCTCTACTCGTCAGTGCAGTTTCACACTAGACTACCACGAGACCACAGAGGGTAGAGAGCTCATGATATCTGAACTGGATGTTCCAAGTCCTGAGGTCTTTGACAAGACAGATGCTACACATGTTGTAAGTCTGGTAATCTATGGGGCTGATGCACTCATGGAATTCCAGGAAACAGCCAGCGATGTTTCAAGCAAGCAGGAGATCGAGGGAAATCTAAATGTTATGATCAAGAAAATCCCAGGAATTGAGATCAGTGGGGATGGAAGCCTGAAGATGAATGATGAAGACAAGGAGAAGGTGAAGAACTTCAGCTGCAGGTTCTATGGTGACTTTCGACTGGAAGATCTCCCCTCTACATTTGAGGATGCTGTGAGGGTGTACAAACAGCTGCCCAGCCTgctgggagagaaaggagagacgGCTGTGCCTGTGAAGGTCTGGTTGTATCCACTGAGCAAGCTTGGTGACACAAAGTACAAGTTGAAGAAAATGATCTCAGACGAACTGGTGTCAGCAGTAGAGAAGGTGATGGATGATTTCCACCAGGCTGAGATAAGATCCAATGACCTGCTGGAGAGGAGCAAAGAGATCAAGGCTGAAGAGATCATCCACAAACTGGAGAAGTTCCAAAGCAGCCTGAGGGATTTCACCACTGAGTTTCTGGGGAAAATAGGAGAACTGATCCCAGCCATTACAGAAGGTGAGAAGGAGGAAATGGCTCTGAGAGACCTCCTGAAGGTCCAGGGTGCATCTGGCTTCAGTGGGGAGGATGTGAAGCAG